Part of the Thermostichus vulcanus str. 'Rupite' genome is shown below.
TTAATACTTGGCCCAGATTTTGGCCCAATTGGTGTTGTAGGAAATTTATCCAGTGATGCTTGTCTTGTTGAAGGTAAGATAGGCCCTTGTGTGAGATAACCTTTTTTAAGGATTTAATGTATTTTTGTGGTGCTGTGAATGGCTACCTACATTGCTTACGGACTGCGAATCAAGTCCAATATTCCCTTTCCTGAACTGGTTGTTAGTGAACCAAGCGACACGGGAGATCTGGAGCCTGATGTCTGCATTGAATTTGGAGAAATAGACTGGGAGAAAGTGAAGGAAGCTGAGGTAAATTGCTCTCAGTCTATCTGTGGAATACTTAAGGATGGGATCCCTCTGGGTGACTTTTGGGTAAGTGGAGGGAACCTGATTCAAGTTCAGCCACTGCCTGGAATTGAGTTGGAGTTTATTCGCCCAATTATTATGGGGCCATTGATTTCAGCCTTGCTACGTCAGCGAGGTTTTTTAGTCCTTCATGCCAGTAGTGTTCTTTTGGGAGAATCGGCTTTTGTTTTCATGGGCCACTCAGGAGCAGGTAAATCTACTTTGGCAACAGCTTTGAATCAGAAAGGGTATCCTCTAATAACAGATGATGTAACGGCAATACGCTGGGATCCCCTTGAGGAAACTTGGCAAGTGCTGGCAGGCTATCCGAATGTACGTCTGTTACCCGACTCAGCAGAATATTTAGGTTACACCTTTGATAAGTTGTCTCTGATTCATCCCTTGGCATTAAAACGCAATAAGGCTTTACAGGAGGGTTTTGACCAGCGTTGCGTTCCTGTAGGTAAGATCTATAGTTTGGATAACACCTTTGCCTCGAAAACTTGGATCGAGATTCTTAATCATCAATCAGCAGTCATAGATCTAATCCGATTTACACGGGTTAGTCACTTGCTTCGGGATCCGGAGAACTTACGAACTCATCTTGAACAATGTACTCGTTTGGCAAAGCAAGTGAAAATTGCTCGGTTACATCGTCATCGTTCGTTGGAATACATACCTAACTTAATCTCTGATTTGGAAGTAGAGGCAGGACTTTCTACAACCCAGAAAGCCACGATATCCAATTTGGGAGAGCACCAGATAAATCTTTCTGTAATGTCAGTTTGAGCCCAAGGTTGTTATTGGTGAGAGAGTGAGTGAATTCATGACCCGGCTAAGACGGCTACTCCAGGCATTCCAAATATTAACTGAGGCAGCGGGAAAGTGGACCTGGGTTTGGCTGGGGTTATTGCTTTGGCAAGGGCTTCTGCCAGTTGGTACTGTCTATTTAACCAAGACACTGGTGGATGGCTTGGTAGTCGCATTGCCTTTGGGAACGCAAGGGATCTCTCTACTGATATGGCCGGTAACGGGAATGGCGAGCTTATTGCTACTCGGAGAACTAGGGCAATCAGCATTAGGTTGGGTAAGGGCTTATCAAGCGGAACGGGTCAGAGATTACATCAGCCTACTCATTCATCGCCAATCAACTCGACTGGATCTTGCCTTCTACGAAACACCTAACTATCACGACCAACTGCATCAAGCTCGAGGCGAGGCTAGTCAGAGGTCACTGGCTCTTCTAGAAAGCTGGGGACAACTGTTTCAAAATGGGATGAGTTTCTTGAGCATGTTTGTTGTGCTCAGCACCTACGCGCTTTGGTTACCACTCTTGCTACTCATCGGCACTCTTCCCGCCTTCTACGTCTTACTGGTCTTTAACCGTCAACATTATCGTTGGTGGAAAGAGACAACACCTGAGCGGCGATGGACTGAATACTACGATCTAATGCTTACTCAAAAGGTAGTGGCAGCTGAAGTTCGAATCTTTGATCTTGGAGAGCATTTCACGACTATCTACCAATCGATTCGCAAAACCCTTAGACAGCAAAGGTTGCGCCTGCTACGCAATCAAAGCTTGGGCCGTTTAGGGGCTTCTGCTTTAGGATTGGGTGTTTCAGGAGCGGCAATGGCGTGGATGTTTTGGCGAAGCTTGCAAGGTTTGGCTAGCCTTGGGGATTTAGCCCTGTTTTACCAGGCATTTAATCGGGGGCAAACTTTGATGCGATCTTTGCTAGGTAGTCTCAGCGAGATACACCAGAGCGGACTATTTCTAGAGAATCTCTTCACTTTTCTACAGTTGGAGCCTCAACTACAGGATCCCAAAAGCCCAAAACCCATGCCCTCAAAGCTAGAAAGAGGTATTGAGGTTGAAGGGGTTTACTTCCGTTATCCTGGAAGCCAAAGTTGGGCACTAGAAAATCTTGACCTGTTTCTACCAGCAGGAAAATTTACAGCAATAATTGGAGATAATGGCGCTGGCAAAAGTACCTTGATTAAATTACTTTGTCGATTCTATCAACCTGAGAGAGGCCGCATTCTACTAGATCAATCCAAGCTAGAAGAGTTTTCTGTTGAAGAGCTTCGAAGCATGATCACTGTTTTATTCCAATGGCCAGTTAACTATCAGGCCACGGTTACAGAAAACATTGCCATGGGAGATCTCAAGAGTCCCATTGAAGAAACAAGAGTTCGTGCAGCTGCTGTCATGGCAGGAGCAGAGGAAACCATTAATCGATTACATCAGAGATACGATACTCTTTTGGGAACTGCTTTTGTCAAAGGAACTGATCTCAGCGGGGGTGAATGGCAGCGGATTGCCCTAGCGAGAGCCTTTTACCGACAGGCTCCAATTATCCTTTTGGATGAGCCGACTAGCGCATTGGATCCCTGGGCTGAGTTAGAGTGGGTCAGCCGTTTTCGTAAGGTAAGCGAGGGAAAGACTTCCTTGCTAATCACACACAGATTAAATTTGGCTCGTCATGCAGATTTAATCTACGTCATGCGTAACGGACAAATTGTTGAGTCAGGATCCCACAACGAGTTATTAGCTAGCTCAGGATCCTATGCC
Proteins encoded:
- a CDS encoding ABC transporter ATP-binding protein yields the protein MTRLRRLLQAFQILTEAAGKWTWVWLGLLLWQGLLPVGTVYLTKTLVDGLVVALPLGTQGISLLIWPVTGMASLLLLGELGQSALGWVRAYQAERVRDYISLLIHRQSTRLDLAFYETPNYHDQLHQARGEASQRSLALLESWGQLFQNGMSFLSMFVVLSTYALWLPLLLLIGTLPAFYVLLVFNRQHYRWWKETTPERRWTEYYDLMLTQKVVAAEVRIFDLGEHFTTIYQSIRKTLRQQRLRLLRNQSLGRLGASALGLGVSGAAMAWMFWRSLQGLASLGDLALFYQAFNRGQTLMRSLLGSLSEIHQSGLFLENLFTFLQLEPQLQDPKSPKPMPSKLERGIEVEGVYFRYPGSQSWALENLDLFLPAGKFTAIIGDNGAGKSTLIKLLCRFYQPERGRILLDQSKLEEFSVEELRSMITVLFQWPVNYQATVTENIAMGDLKSPIEETRVRAAAVMAGAEETINRLHQRYDTLLGTAFVKGTDLSGGEWQRIALARAFYRQAPIILLDEPTSALDPWAELEWVSRFRKVSEGKTSLLITHRLNLARHADLIYVMRNGQIVESGSHNELLASSGSYAHSWKAQLQQQPIAI